From Apteryx mantelli isolate bAptMan1 chromosome 32, bAptMan1.hap1, whole genome shotgun sequence, the proteins below share one genomic window:
- the TAPBP gene encoding LOW QUALITY PROTEIN: tapasin (The sequence of the model RefSeq protein was modified relative to this genomic sequence to represent the inferred CDS: inserted 2 bases in 2 codons; deleted 2 bases in 1 codon), producing the protein MCPRGPHVPPRILTHRHGPRVPPRIPTSHCASHHASPRPTVHPRGPHVPPRVATHPHGPCVPPHVPAEPPRPPVALAVFSRTPAVTWRPGDAGLLHCAFAGPPGPFAVEWRHQHRGXGRVLLAYDAAAARAPVAXEGAELLLGTAGDVTEVSLRLRPSPAHEGTYICTVYLPHFHAQQILRVRVLEPPKVTLLPNPLVVAPGSAAELLCDISGYYPLDVAVTWQRQAGDTGVPLPLRDTWTSGHYLGPNGTFSRRSGARLSPAQLHHGDTYACVVTHVGLPTPLRVTVQVQVAGTAGPSLEDAVGLFLVAFVLYGLFQWLRGFGEYRVPPVSL; encoded by the exons ATGTGTCCCCGcggtccccatgtccctccacgcATCCTCACACATCGCCATGGTCCCCGTGTCCCACCACGCATCCCCACATCCCACTGCGCGTCCCACCATGCATCCCCACGTCCCACCGTGCATCCCCGCGGTCCCCACGTCCCACCACGTGTCGCCACACATCCCCACGGTCCCTGTGTCCCACCACACGTCCCCGCTGAGCCGCCGCGTCCCCCAGTGGCGCTGGCCGTCTTCTCCCGCACGCCGGCGGTGACGTGGCGCCCGGGCGACGCGGGGCTGCTGCACTGCGCCTTCGCCGGACCCCCGGGTCCCTTCGCCGTCGAGTGGCGTCACCAGCACCGCG GCGGGCGGGTGCTGCTGGCCtacgacgccgccgccgcccgggcgcccGTGG CGGAGGGCGCCGAGCTGCTGCTGGGGACGGCGGGCGACGTCACCGAGGTCTCGCTGCGCCTCCGGCCCTCGCCG GCCCACGAGGGCACCTACATCTGCACCGTCTACCTGCCCCACTTCCACGCCCAGCAGATCCTGCGGGTCCGCGTCCTCG AACCACCCAAGGTGACACTGCTGCCCAACCCACTGGTGGTGGCCCCGGGCTCGGCGGCGGAGCTGCTCTGCGACATCTCGGGCTACTACCCGCtggacgtggcggtgacgtggcaGCGGCAGGCGGGGGACACGGGCGTCCCCCTGCCCCTGCGGGACACCTGGACCTCGGGCCACTACCTGGGTCCCAATGGCACCTTCAGCCGCCGCAGCGGTGCCCGCCTGTCCCCTGCCCAGCTCCACCACGGGGACACCTACGCCTGCGTGGTGACCCACGTGGGGCTGCCCACCCCACTCCGTGTCACCGTGCAGGTCCAGGTGGCTG GCACGGCCGGCCCCAGCCTCGAGGACGCCGTGGGACTGTTCCTGGTGGCCTTCGTCCTCTACGGCCTCTTCCAGTGGCTCCGTGGCTTCGGTGAGTACCGTGTCCCccctgtgtccctg
- the LOC136994699 gene encoding antifreeze protein Maxi-like, which translates to MVVAVVAAAVMVAATEVVAVVVATEVVTAVMVMAAVVVMAAVVVAVVEVAVVVTEVVTVAVMVAVAVTEVVAVVEVAVVEVAVVVTEVVTVAVMVAVAVTEVVAVVEVAVVARTVAVVVAVAVVVAVVVMAAVVAMPVAVAVAVAEVAVVEVAAVVATVVMTVAAAVAVAVTEVVAVVEVAVAAMPVAVTVAVVVVVAVAEVAAVVMTVAAARRCQRRRWRWATRAAAAAATPGMAAVTVTVARRRVAASPPPAPPSPWRRF; encoded by the coding sequence atggtggtggcagtggtggcagcagcagtgaTGGTGGCAGCGACAGAGGTGGTGGCTGTGGTGGTGGCAACAGAGGTGGTGACGGCAGTGATGGTGATGGCGGCAGTGGTGGTGATGGCGGCAGTGGTGGTGGCAGTGGTGGAGGTGGCTGTGGTGGTGACAGAGGTGGTGACAGTGGCAGTGATGGTGGCAGTGGCAGTAACAGAGGTGGTGGCAGTGGTGGAGGTGGCTGTGGTGGAGGTGGCTGTGGTGGTGACAGAGGTGGTGACAGTGGCAGTGATGGTGGCAGTGGCAGTGACAGAGGTGGTGGCAGTGGTGGAGGTGGCAGTGGTGGCAAGGACAGTGGCAGTGgtggtggcagtggcagtggtGGTGGCAGTGGTGGTGATGGCGGCAGTGGTGGCGATGCCAGTGGCAGTGGCGGTGGCAGTGGCAGAAGTGGCAGTGGTGGAGGTGGCCGCGGTGGTGGCCACGGTGGTCATGACGGTGGCAGCAGCGGTGGCAGTGGCAGTGACAGAGGTGGTGGCAgtggtggaggtggccgtggcGGCGATGCCGGTGGCAGTGACGgtggcagtggtggtggtggtggcagtggcGGAGGTGGCCGCGGTGGTGATGACGGTggcagcggcgcggcggtgcCAGCGCCGGCGATGGCGATGGGCGAcacgggcggcggcagcggcggcgacgCCGGGGATGGCGGCAGTGACGGTGACGGTGGCCCGGCGGCGCGTGGCCGCGTCACCTCCCCCCGCtccgccgtcgccatggcgacGCTTTTAA
- the CUTA gene encoding protein CutA: MRAACAALALALLAAPLRSRRLLSMAADAYVPGSLAAAFVTCPNETVAKELARAMVEKRLAACVNIVPRVTSMCAGDAGTAVAGDRGTRGGPGDMIKTRSSRIPALAEFVR, translated from the exons ATGAGGGCCGCCTGCGCC GCgctggccctggccctgctggCGGCGCCGCTGCGGTCGCGGCGGCTCCTCTCGATGGCGGCGGACGCCTACGTCCCCGGCAGCCTGGCGGCCGCCTTCGTCACCTGCCCCAACGAGACGGTGGCCAAGGAGCTGGCCAG GGCGATGGTGGAGAAGCGCCTGGCCGCCTGCGTCAACATCGTGCCCCGGGTCACCTCCATGTGtgcgggggacgcggggacggcgGTGGCCGGGGACAGGGGGACGCGGGGTGGCCCAGGGGAT ATGATCAAGACGCGGAGCTCCAGGATCCCGGCGCTGGCCGAGTTCGTGCGGTGA